The Primulina tabacum isolate GXHZ01 chromosome 16, ASM2559414v2, whole genome shotgun sequence genome window below encodes:
- the LOC142529421 gene encoding F-box/kelch-repeat protein At1g15670-like, producing METRRPLPGCRRSFFACSSDDRRFLFIAGGHDGNISAMKSIMAYDLKEDGLCCWRWKRNGMNLPEYSMEASFTLSEDTSQACKVECRFEISAETFDIASWQWNSFQENFLNGAVCPRNCIGNADGRFSVACCGNTAALQGSEWKGAAELPDNVQNL from the exons ATGGAGACGCGGCGCCCCCTGCCCGGCTGCCGGAGATCTTTCTTTGCATGCTCGTCAGATGATCGGCGATTCCTGTTCATTGCTGGAGGACACGACGGAAATATATCTGCCATGAAAAGCATCATGGCCTATGATTTGAAGGAGGATGGGTTATGTTGCTGGAGATGGAAAAGAAACGGGATGAATCTGCCGGAATATTCCATGGAAGCAAGTTTTACGTTGTCGGAGGATACATCACAAGCATGCAAGGTAGAAT GTAGATTCGAGATAAGCGCCGAAACATTTGATATTGCTTCTTGGCAGTGGAATtcatttcaagaaaatttctTAAACGGTGCAGTTTGTCCAAGAAATTGTATTGGCAATGCTGATGGGAGATTCTCTGTGGCTTGTTGCGGTAATACGGCCGCACTGCAAGGATCGGAATGGAAAGGGGCGGCGGAGCTGCCAGATAACGTGCAGAACTTGTGA